In the genome of Granulibacter bethesdensis CGDNIH1, one region contains:
- a CDS encoding heparinase II/III family protein: MSPPPPASRWVRGARRAAARLPTLRLSRAPDAPLVMVRDLWPGDATRGARLLRGEYEHSGIIRSLQPGAWGDSAGTAELRAAIHGFSWLRDLRALGTDGARLKARSMVADWIGASALDNIATRPDVTGARVMAWLGHYDFFAASADDNFRQRMMARLVADARALAFEIPPETADARALTVLKGLLAAAIALPDKGSYLARVLKWLPKELDRQILPDGSHVERSPSAHYAALRDLVEMRGLLQSARVPVPNILLLAIERLGPALRVLRHGDGGLALFNGSREENASLIDLVLAQAGRGARATHDMQHGGWQRLQAGRSVVIVDTGLPARRGLDRHAHAGTLAFEFSSGRDRIITNCGALPAGGPEWREATRATAAHSTLVMADTSSSEVTADGLGRRPSRVTAERLESEGAIWLEATHDGWRQSAGLVHRRHLYMAANGDDVRGEDSLEGGEPRPYVLRFHLHPAVHAIRQTQAMENTGAEARTQSVEPAAVDGAVSGEEAITEKPAATLRDSILLRTPQAAWLMQVEGGTITVEESVYLGGQMPRQAEQVVISVPPDGPRCVKWAITRKAKE, from the coding sequence ATGAGTCCGCCTCCTCCCGCCTCCCGATGGGTCAGGGGTGCGCGCCGTGCGGCGGCGCGGCTGCCGACATTGCGCCTGAGCCGTGCGCCCGATGCACCGCTTGTCATGGTCCGTGATCTGTGGCCGGGCGATGCGACACGCGGGGCAAGATTGCTGCGGGGCGAATACGAACACTCCGGTATAATCCGCAGCCTTCAGCCCGGCGCATGGGGGGATAGCGCCGGCACTGCCGAGTTGCGGGCAGCCATTCACGGATTCTCCTGGCTGCGGGATCTTCGTGCGCTCGGTACTGATGGTGCGCGCCTGAAGGCACGGAGCATGGTGGCTGACTGGATCGGTGCTTCCGCACTCGACAACATCGCCACGCGCCCTGATGTAACAGGGGCCAGGGTGATGGCCTGGTTGGGGCATTACGATTTTTTTGCAGCTTCCGCGGATGACAATTTCCGTCAGCGTATGATGGCGCGACTGGTGGCGGATGCGCGGGCGCTGGCGTTCGAAATCCCCCCCGAAACCGCCGATGCACGCGCCTTGACCGTGTTAAAGGGGCTGCTTGCCGCTGCTATCGCGCTGCCGGACAAAGGGAGCTATCTGGCGCGGGTGCTGAAATGGCTGCCGAAGGAACTGGACCGCCAGATTCTGCCCGATGGCAGCCATGTCGAGCGTTCTCCGTCCGCACATTACGCCGCGTTGCGTGATCTGGTGGAAATGCGCGGATTGCTGCAAAGCGCACGCGTGCCGGTGCCGAATATTTTGCTGCTGGCGATCGAGCGTCTGGGACCGGCCTTGCGGGTTCTGCGACATGGCGACGGCGGCCTGGCGCTGTTCAATGGCAGCCGGGAAGAGAATGCCAGTCTGATCGATCTTGTGCTGGCCCAGGCGGGGCGCGGCGCGCGGGCGACCCATGACATGCAGCATGGTGGTTGGCAGAGGCTTCAGGCCGGGCGCTCGGTCGTGATCGTCGATACCGGTCTGCCGGCGCGGCGGGGGCTGGACCGTCATGCGCATGCGGGCACGCTGGCCTTTGAATTTTCGTCCGGGCGCGATCGGATCATCACCAATTGCGGCGCTTTGCCCGCAGGCGGCCCGGAATGGCGGGAGGCAACCCGCGCCACCGCTGCCCATTCGACGCTGGTGATGGCCGATACCAGCTCCTCCGAAGTGACCGCGGATGGTCTGGGCCGTCGTCCCTCCCGCGTAACAGCAGAGCGTCTGGAGTCCGAGGGCGCCATCTGGCTGGAGGCGACCCATGATGGCTGGCGACAAAGCGCCGGTCTGGTGCATCGCCGCCATTTATACATGGCTGCCAACGGCGATGATGTGCGCGGCGAAGATAGTCTGGAAGGCGGTGAGCCGCGCCCCTATGTCCTGCGTTTTCATCTCCATCCGGCGGTGCATGCGATCCGCCAGACCCAGGCCATGGAGAATACGGGGGCAGAGGCCCGGACACAGTCTGTCGAACCGGCTGCGGTCGATGGAGCGGTGTCGGGTGAGGAGGCGATCACTGAAAAGCCGGCCGCCACGTTGCGGGATTCAATCCTGCTGCGTACCCCGCAGGCTGCATGGCTGATGCAGGTGGAGGGCGGCACCATCACGGTGGAAGAAAGCGTCTATCTCGGAGGTCAGATGCCGAGACAGGCCGAACAGGTCGTGATCTCCGTGCCTCCGGACGGCCCGCGCTGCGTCAAATGGGCCATCACCCGCAAGGCAAAAGAATGA
- the clpA gene encoding ATP-dependent Clp protease ATP-binding subunit ClpA — protein MLSRNLEQTLHRALSLASERHHEYATLEHLLLGLAEDADAVAVLRACGVDIDKLRTDLTEFLDKDLSGLASERASDPKPTAGFQRVVQRAAIHVQSSGRDEVTGANVLVALFSERESHAVYFLQLQDMTRLDAVNFISHGIAKAPGRSQTRPVQGSASGSNGGGEPSGPESEREEKSSRRKEDALSTYCVDLNKKARAGKIDPLIGRDTEIERTIQILCRRTKNNPLYVGDPGVGKTAIAEGLAKRIVESDVPEVLLNSTIYALDMGALLAGTRYRGDFEERLKAVVTELENHPGAVLFIDEIHTVIGAGATSGGAMDASNLLKPALASGALRCIGSTTYKEFRNYFEKDRALVRRFQKIDVNEPSVEDAVKILRGLKTNYETHHKVTYTEEAIRGAVELAAKYIHDRKLPDKAIDVIDEVGASRMLLPEHKRRKTVTLQDVEDIVARIARIPPKSVSADDKETLRTLERDLKAMVFGQDKAIEALSAAIKLSRAGLRDAEKPIGNYLFSGPTGVGKTEVARQLATTLGIELIRFDMSEYMERHSISRLIGAPPGYVGFDQGGLLTDAIDQHPHAVLLLDEVEKAHPDLYNILLQVMDHGKLTDHNGKIVDFRNVILIMTTNAGASDMAKEAIGFGREARVGEDEDAVKRLFTPEFRNRLDAVIPFGNLTAEIVGRVVEKFVMQLEAQLADRNVTIELNSAAKEWLAERGYDRLYGARPLARVIQEYIKKPLAEELLFGKLVKGGSVKVTLKDDALEFDIVEASAPALPRPDANDGGEELAAETAD, from the coding sequence ATGTTGTCCCGCAACCTTGAGCAGACGCTTCACCGGGCCTTGTCTCTGGCCAGTGAACGTCACCACGAATACGCAACCCTCGAACATCTTCTGCTGGGATTGGCGGAAGACGCCGACGCTGTCGCGGTCCTGCGTGCCTGCGGTGTCGATATAGACAAACTGCGCACGGATCTGACGGAATTTCTGGACAAGGATCTGTCCGGTCTGGCCAGTGAGCGTGCCAGCGATCCAAAACCGACGGCCGGTTTCCAGCGCGTGGTGCAGCGTGCCGCCATTCATGTCCAGTCCTCGGGCCGTGATGAAGTCACCGGCGCCAACGTGCTGGTCGCGCTGTTCAGCGAGCGTGAGAGTCATGCGGTCTATTTCCTGCAACTTCAGGATATGACCCGGCTGGATGCGGTGAATTTTATCAGCCATGGCATCGCCAAGGCGCCCGGCCGTTCACAGACCCGCCCCGTGCAGGGCTCGGCCAGCGGTAGCAATGGCGGGGGTGAACCCTCAGGACCTGAAAGCGAGCGCGAGGAAAAATCGAGCCGCCGTAAGGAGGACGCGCTGTCGACCTATTGCGTTGACCTGAACAAGAAGGCGCGGGCCGGCAAGATCGACCCCCTGATCGGACGTGATACGGAGATCGAGCGTACCATCCAGATCCTGTGCCGCCGTACCAAGAACAACCCGCTCTATGTCGGTGATCCCGGCGTGGGCAAGACGGCCATTGCCGAGGGACTGGCCAAGCGCATCGTTGAAAGCGATGTGCCGGAAGTTCTGCTCAACAGCACCATCTATGCGCTGGATATGGGGGCTCTGCTGGCGGGCACACGCTATCGTGGTGATTTCGAGGAGCGGCTGAAGGCGGTGGTCACCGAGCTGGAAAACCATCCAGGTGCGGTGCTGTTCATCGACGAAATCCATACCGTGATCGGTGCCGGGGCCACCAGTGGCGGGGCAATGGATGCTTCCAACCTGCTGAAACCAGCCCTTGCTTCCGGTGCTTTACGCTGCATCGGCAGCACGACCTATAAGGAATTTCGCAACTACTTTGAAAAAGACCGTGCGCTGGTGCGCCGTTTTCAGAAAATCGACGTCAATGAGCCGTCGGTGGAGGATGCGGTCAAGATTCTGCGCGGGCTGAAGACGAATTACGAGACTCACCACAAGGTCACCTACACCGAAGAAGCCATTCGTGGCGCGGTGGAGTTGGCCGCGAAATACATCCATGATCGCAAGCTGCCGGACAAGGCCATCGACGTGATCGACGAGGTCGGTGCCAGCCGCATGCTGTTGCCGGAGCACAAACGGCGCAAGACGGTGACGTTGCAGGATGTGGAGGACATTGTCGCCCGCATTGCCCGCATCCCACCCAAAAGCGTCAGTGCCGACGATAAGGAAACGCTGCGCACGCTGGAACGCGATCTGAAAGCGATGGTGTTCGGGCAGGATAAAGCAATCGAGGCTCTTTCTGCCGCCATCAAGCTCAGCCGTGCCGGTCTGCGCGATGCCGAGAAGCCGATCGGTAACTATCTGTTCTCCGGACCGACGGGCGTGGGTAAAACCGAGGTGGCGCGTCAGTTGGCGACGACGCTGGGCATAGAGCTGATTCGCTTCGACATGAGCGAATATATGGAGCGTCATAGTATCTCCCGTCTGATCGGTGCGCCGCCGGGCTATGTCGGGTTTGATCAGGGTGGTTTGCTGACGGATGCGATCGACCAGCATCCTCATGCGGTTCTGCTGCTGGATGAGGTCGAGAAAGCGCATCCCGATCTCTACAATATTCTGTTGCAGGTGATGGATCATGGAAAATTGACCGATCACAACGGCAAGATCGTCGATTTCCGTAACGTCATCCTGATTATGACCACTAATGCCGGTGCGTCCGATATGGCGAAAGAGGCCATCGGTTTCGGTCGTGAGGCACGTGTTGGCGAGGATGAGGACGCGGTCAAGCGTCTGTTTACGCCGGAATTCCGCAACCGTCTGGATGCCGTCATTCCATTCGGCAACCTGACCGCGGAAATTGTCGGTCGCGTGGTTGAGAAATTCGTGATGCAGCTCGAAGCCCAGCTGGCGGACCGCAATGTCACGATCGAACTGAACTCCGCCGCGAAGGAATGGCTGGCTGAGCGTGGCTATGACAGGCTGTACGGTGCGCGTCCATTGGCGCGCGTCATTCAGGAATACATCAAGAAGCCGCTGGCCGAGGAATTGTTGTTCGGCAAGCTGGTCAAAGGCGGTTCTGTCAAGGTCACGCTGAAAGACGATGCGCTTGAATTCGATATTGTCGAGGCCAGTGCACCAGCCTTGCCGAGACCGGATGCCAATGATGGCGGTGAGGAATTGGCGGCTGAAACAGCGGATTGA
- a CDS encoding ArnT family glycosyltransferase: protein MRQILFLTLFCLIAWIPGFFTLPPSDRDESRFAQASRQMIETGDYVTIMNGTEPRNRKPIGIYWLQVPFAKAAQQAGLAQENPIWPYRLPSLLGGLLAVWMTYGFGIRLVGRKGAFLGAWILGASVILLVETHMAKTDAALLAATLAAQGLLGRAYLVARQGDQDTRFGSVQAALFWIAMAAGILIKGPITPMVSALTVLTLLITDRRIPGQTRWLAALRWRWGLPLAIALILPWFIAIGIASHGQFFAQAIGGELASKVRSGDDSHGAPPGLHLLLLIITLFPGSLVVLQALPASWRHRSEPVMRFLLAWIIPSWIVFEAVPTKLPHYILPMLPALALLGGKAIAETLAVPRWMQWLAKILFVLSCLLLGGAAIALPFVIMPGLHWQDLLGIPAFLTMVMLLALGTGLLPRRQRDATPYRNIRLLLICAPLVGWSMLGLELPSLRTLWLSPAITRAARIETAELYGAHAPLDLVTAGYNEPSLRFLAGTDTFFAPDAASAAAWLAKHKQAIAAIARPDGNAFLAAATAQGLSPDLRYSMAGYNYSRGKRILIDLYASGTGSASTQ, encoded by the coding sequence ATGCGCCAGATCCTGTTCCTGACCCTGTTCTGCCTGATCGCGTGGATACCGGGTTTTTTCACCCTGCCACCCTCCGACCGCGACGAAAGCCGCTTCGCACAGGCCAGCCGGCAGATGATCGAAACCGGTGATTACGTCACCATCATGAACGGCACCGAACCGCGTAACCGCAAGCCGATCGGCATTTACTGGCTGCAGGTGCCCTTTGCGAAAGCTGCTCAACAGGCCGGGCTGGCGCAGGAAAATCCGATCTGGCCCTACCGCCTTCCCTCCCTGCTGGGCGGATTGCTGGCCGTGTGGATGACATACGGCTTTGGAATCAGGCTGGTCGGACGAAAGGGGGCTTTCCTCGGTGCGTGGATTCTGGGCGCCTCGGTCATTCTGCTGGTCGAAACGCATATGGCGAAAACCGATGCCGCCCTGCTGGCCGCGACACTCGCTGCGCAAGGGCTGCTCGGGCGTGCCTATCTGGTCGCCAGACAAGGCGATCAGGATACCAGATTCGGGTCGGTTCAGGCCGCGCTGTTCTGGATCGCCATGGCCGCGGGGATTCTGATCAAGGGACCGATCACCCCGATGGTCAGCGCCCTGACGGTGCTGACCCTGCTGATTACCGATCGCCGCATTCCGGGGCAGACGCGTTGGCTTGCCGCGCTGCGCTGGCGATGGGGGCTGCCGCTGGCCATCGCGCTGATCCTGCCATGGTTCATTGCCATCGGCATTGCCAGTCACGGACAATTCTTTGCGCAGGCGATTGGCGGGGAACTGGCCAGCAAGGTACGCAGCGGTGATGACAGCCATGGCGCGCCACCAGGGCTTCATCTCCTGCTGCTGATCATCACCCTGTTTCCCGGATCATTGGTGGTGCTTCAGGCCCTGCCGGCATCATGGCGTCACCGGTCAGAACCGGTGATGCGCTTCCTGCTGGCCTGGATCATCCCGTCATGGATCGTTTTCGAGGCCGTACCAACCAAACTGCCGCATTATATCCTGCCCATGCTGCCTGCCCTCGCCCTGCTGGGCGGCAAAGCCATAGCGGAGACGCTGGCAGTGCCGCGCTGGATGCAATGGCTGGCAAAAATCCTGTTCGTGCTTTCCTGCCTGTTGCTGGGGGGAGCCGCGATCGCCCTGCCCTTCGTCATCATGCCGGGACTGCACTGGCAGGATCTGCTGGGCATCCCTGCTTTTCTTACTATGGTCATGCTGCTGGCACTGGGGACCGGACTGCTGCCGCGCCGTCAGCGTGACGCGACACCCTATCGCAATATCCGCCTGCTGCTGATCTGCGCACCGCTGGTCGGCTGGAGCATGCTGGGACTGGAATTACCTTCCCTGCGCACCCTCTGGCTCAGCCCCGCCATCACTCGGGCCGCCCGGATCGAAACAGCAGAGCTTTACGGGGCACACGCGCCACTCGATCTGGTGACCGCAGGCTATAATGAGCCGAGCCTGCGATTCCTGGCCGGAACCGACACGTTTTTTGCTCCCGATGCCGCCAGCGCTGCCGCCTGGCTGGCGAAGCACAAGCAGGCCATTGCCGCCATTGCCCGCCCGGATGGGAACGCCTTCCTCGCCGCAGCCACCGCACAGGGGCTCAGCCCCGATCTGCGATATTCCATGGCCGGATATAATTACTCGCGCGGGAAAAGGATTTTGATTGATCTTTATGCATCAGGCACTGGTTCCGCCTCGACTCAATGA
- a CDS encoding glycosyltransferase family 4 protein, whose translation MKILEITNVDFALRHFILPVMRAARDRGHEVVGACADGPLLSAVRAEGFRVETVPMVRRISPQAQWRAFRALVRLIRAEQPDMVHAHMPISGFLARLAARACGVPCIAYTCHGFLFNQPSPLPRRIVSWVMEAIAGRVTHVFLTVSTEESRDARRLLIHRHAIPVGNGRDPAVFRPDPEARRRIRQALGTPMDRPVVIVVSRLVRHKGHLELLEAMRSVPEAELWVVGERLSSDHGEDLEPAFQQAAAPDALGPRLRRLGYREDIPALLAAADIFTLPSWFEGLPMSIVEAMLCGLPVVATSVRGPREQVVDGETGFLVPPRAAAPLAQALTRLATSPALCARMGMAGRQRALDHYVEQIVIGRSLDLLGL comes from the coding sequence TTGAAGATTCTGGAAATCACCAATGTCGACTTCGCGCTGCGGCATTTCATTCTTCCGGTGATGAGAGCGGCACGGGATCGGGGGCATGAGGTGGTGGGGGCCTGTGCGGATGGTCCGTTACTCTCCGCTGTCCGGGCGGAAGGCTTCCGGGTCGAGACGGTGCCGATGGTGCGGCGTATCTCACCGCAGGCCCAGTGGCGGGCATTTCGTGCTCTGGTGAGACTGATTCGTGCCGAGCAGCCCGATATGGTGCATGCCCATATGCCTATCAGTGGCTTTCTGGCGCGTCTGGCGGCGCGGGCCTGCGGTGTGCCCTGTATTGCCTACACATGCCATGGATTTTTGTTCAATCAGCCATCCCCTCTGCCGCGGCGTATCGTGTCCTGGGTCATGGAGGCGATTGCCGGACGGGTGACGCATGTATTCCTGACCGTTTCCACCGAAGAATCACGGGATGCTCGCCGTCTTTTGATCCATCGCCATGCCATCCCGGTCGGGAATGGGCGCGACCCGGCGGTATTCCGCCCTGATCCTGAAGCGCGCCGACGTATCAGGCAGGCGCTTGGTACACCGATGGATCGACCGGTGGTGATCGTCGTTTCCCGTCTGGTCCGTCACAAGGGGCATCTGGAACTGCTGGAGGCGATGCGCTCGGTTCCGGAGGCCGAGTTATGGGTGGTGGGGGAGCGTCTGTCCTCCGATCACGGGGAGGATCTGGAACCGGCTTTCCAGCAGGCCGCCGCGCCGGATGCGCTGGGGCCGAGGCTGCGCCGCCTGGGATACCGCGAGGATATTCCCGCGCTGCTGGCTGCTGCCGATATCTTCACCCTGCCAAGCTGGTTCGAGGGGCTGCCAATGTCTATCGTCGAGGCGATGCTCTGCGGTCTGCCGGTGGTGGCGACCTCGGTACGGGGCCCGAGAGAACAGGTCGTGGATGGTGAAACCGGTTTCCTGGTGCCGCCCCGCGCAGCGGCCCCTCTGGCGCAGGCTTTGACCAGGCTTGCAACATCCCCCGCCCTGTGTGCCCGGATGGGGATGGCAGGACGACAACGGGCGCTCGATCACTATGTCGAACAGATAGTCATCGGGCGGAGTCTCGATCTGCTGGGCCTGTAA
- a CDS encoding RsmB/NOP family class I SAM-dependent RNA methyltransferase, whose product MMTIRSPSSSRRPSAPPVAMDPTRDAACRLLNAVLEQHRSLEEALNALPPMEPRDRAAAHRLAAATLRRLGTIDAVLEPFLRREPPAPVRDILRLGAAGLLFLDTPPHAAVGTAVDLARQLRLAPFTGLINAVLRKVATGGQEMLNGLDSPRLDTPGWLWTAWGRDARAIALAHQTEAPLDLTLRPGITPPAEGILLPNGTIRLPPGTRVSILPGFEEGAFWVQDAAASLPARLLAAREGEKIVDLCAAPGGKTAQLAMSGAEVIAVEREAVRVPRLRENLARLRLDVQVAVADAAEWTPPAGFVPDAILLDAPCSATGTIRRHPDVPHLKRQRDITALTAQQDRLLAAALAMLRPGGRLIYAVCSMQPEEGRQRIEHALKTLPSVTLSPFTVEELAFLPGARTAEGYLRTHPGLAFAGPEGSPPITGMDGFFAARLTVR is encoded by the coding sequence ATGATGACAATTCGTTCTCCTTCTTCTTCCCGTCGCCCATCGGCTCCCCCCGTCGCTATGGACCCGACCAGAGATGCTGCCTGCCGTCTGTTGAATGCGGTGCTGGAGCAGCACCGTTCGTTGGAAGAGGCGCTGAATGCCCTGCCGCCGATGGAGCCGCGCGACCGTGCTGCCGCCCATCGTCTCGCTGCGGCGACGTTGCGCCGTCTCGGCACCATTGATGCCGTGCTGGAGCCGTTTTTAAGACGGGAGCCGCCTGCGCCGGTGCGGGACATCCTGCGTCTGGGCGCAGCCGGGTTGCTGTTTCTGGACACGCCCCCCCATGCTGCGGTCGGGACGGCGGTTGATCTGGCGCGTCAGCTGCGGCTGGCACCTTTCACCGGCCTGATCAATGCGGTGCTGCGCAAGGTGGCAACGGGTGGGCAGGAGATGCTGAACGGGTTGGACTCCCCCCGGCTGGACACGCCCGGCTGGCTGTGGACCGCGTGGGGCCGCGATGCCCGCGCCATTGCTCTGGCGCATCAGACGGAGGCTCCGCTCGATCTGACCTTGCGTCCCGGGATCACGCCACCTGCCGAGGGGATTTTACTCCCGAACGGCACAATAAGGCTGCCCCCCGGTACCCGCGTCAGCATTCTGCCGGGCTTTGAGGAGGGAGCATTCTGGGTTCAGGATGCGGCTGCTTCCTTGCCGGCGCGCCTGCTGGCGGCGCGGGAAGGGGAGAAGATTGTCGATCTGTGCGCCGCACCGGGTGGCAAGACCGCACAACTCGCCATGAGCGGGGCGGAGGTGATCGCGGTGGAGCGTGAAGCGGTGCGTGTGCCGCGCCTGCGTGAAAACCTGGCCCGGCTGCGTCTGGATGTGCAGGTGGCGGTGGCTGATGCGGCGGAATGGACTCCGCCGGCCGGTTTCGTGCCGGATGCCATCCTGCTGGATGCGCCATGCAGTGCCACCGGAACCATCCGCCGTCATCCTGATGTGCCGCATCTGAAGCGTCAGCGGGATATCACCGCGCTGACGGCGCAACAGGACCGCCTGCTGGCTGCAGCCCTTGCCATGCTGCGTCCCGGCGGTCGCCTGATCTATGCGGTCTGCTCCATGCAGCCGGAAGAAGGCCGCCAACGGATCGAGCATGCGCTGAAAACGCTTCCGTCCGTGACTTTGTCGCCCTTCACGGTGGAGGAACTGGCCTTCCTGCCGGGGGCGCGCACGGCGGAAGGATATTTGCGCACCCATCCGGGACTTGCGTTTGCCGGACCGGAAGGCTCACCCCCGATAACAGGGATGGACGGGTTTTTTGCTGCACGCCTGACGGTGCGATAG